The segment GCCGAGGCCACCGCGCGGGGCGAGGTGACCGGTGGTTTCGCGCGCATCGCCGAGGAACTGCGCACCGAGCTCGGGACGCTGGGCCTCCAGGCCATCGGCGAGGTGGGTGACCCGTTCGACCCGCTGATCCACGAGGCCATCACCTACACCCCCACCGACCGGCTGGAACAGGCGACCTGCACCGAGGTGCTCCGGCTGGGCTACCGGGTCGGCGACCGGCTGCTGCGCCCCGCCCAGGTGGCCGTCGCGGGCGAACCGCCGGCCGGCGCGTAACGACTGACCTCTGAACTACCTTTTTGCAGCGCTGAGTTGGGCTGCCCTTCGCAGTTTCACCTGCCGCCGGTGAACGTGTGCCTCGTCGGTCCGGCCGTCAGTCCGGCCGTCGATCCGCCCGTCGGGCCGGTGGCCGCCTTCCGCTTCGTACGGTGACCTGCGCGGGGAGCTGCGTGTGCACCTGTGCGTTCCCCCTGTGCTGCCGGGCAACGGCGGTCTTCGGCGCAGAGGAATTGCCGCCCCCTGTGTGCGACTACGCATATGTTCGAGTCCCAGGGGCACCCGATCCTCTACCGCCAGCAACGGCCTCCGTACTTCGACAGAAAGCCCTACGACGCACGACAGGCGGGATCATGGCAACCGAGGAAAACACGGAACGCGAAAAAGCACACGACGAGCGGCCGGAGCGGATCTCCGCCCCCACGGCAATGCGCCACGCCACCGGGCAACTTGCCCAAATGCTGCAATGCGAGCCCGCTTCGGTGTCGGCACTCAAGCCCACTGATGACGGTTGGCTGGCGAACGTGGAAGTGGTGGAGATCGAAAGGGTGCCGGACACCGCGAGTGTGATGGCTTCCTACCGCGTCCACCTCGATGAACAGGGCCAACTCGTGGGATATGAGCGGACCCGCCGCTACGGGCGGGGCCAGATCGAC is part of the Streptomyces platensis genome and harbors:
- a CDS encoding gas vesicle protein, which codes for MATEENTEREKAHDERPERISAPTAMRHATGQLAQMLQCEPASVSALKPTDDGWLANVEVVEIERVPDTASVMASYRVHLDEQGQLVGYERTRRYGRGQIDR